Proteins encoded in a region of the Esox lucius isolate fEsoLuc1 chromosome 9, fEsoLuc1.pri, whole genome shotgun sequence genome:
- the sh2d3a gene encoding breast cancer anti-estrogen resistance protein 3 homolog isoform X1 yields the protein MSNRSIAWWLNQIGLPQYTKTLEREYYGLEGLLSVCDVDLQEAGVEDPNHRALLLSQLLRQQKTQETHSGAVVVGRRVSRKYSLGSSMDLGKPRKDLFRQSVLPRLRRTDKVTASCSQLHPLDEGFSLGHGAGPDHGLTSKRSKRRSVSAYLSQLKIFGGGREMDSLKKELEEELKMSTEDLRSHAWYHGPLHREGAEALLRRDGDFLVRESSSSPGDYVLSCYWKDEPMHFKIIRVVLRPKKGYSRELFQFEGDRFDNIPALVRFHVGGRQPVSQASGAVIFHPITRTLPIRVISEQEAERTASLSPDTLSRTGSRIDRTKRLSFNQAQIDNLNVGSTLLRSGSQPSNLDNLGRRPSMQTAQSDSNLRTGAPQSSQSEDVGPAPISPVFRTGSEPMLSPGTLRQTRPSHPGGGATLRGSDGQLHTRAPPKPLRVSTFFPGAPPSSHRDDPSGIYDELVIQVPEPKRGHVDRLRVEEKWQSRARLTETSFGFLEAQKSGEFQGLPFDRQGEVEESHFVRPQVETVSCFRLDQFESLLLPDNNRPLDPTVLLNLKELLTRSDPMTTALHMLSVDCQVARIVGVTEEQKRIMGVGSGLELITLPHGHQLRQDLLERHQLLAFGVAVDILGCTGTVGQRATVLHKVIQLAKALKDHAHNLYSFSAVMKALEMPQVVRLEMTWRALRRSNTESAVLFEKTLKPFMKALNEGDDSVVEGPLAVPHLVPLLKLMEGEDLGDNTERGCQLLFNTLQAARNAVLHSPKYHQHANSLLIGGWEPIPELLEGFRTEFALRLFWGQSGAEASRQERYDKFEKILNVLSDKLEPSKGFSPETLTP from the exons ATGAGTAATCGCTCCATAGCCTGGTGGCTGAACCAGATAGGACTGCCTCAGTACACCAAGACACTCGAGAGAGAATATTATGGCTTAGAG GGCTTGCTTTCTGTATGTGATGTGGATCTGCAGGAGGCAGGAGTAGAGGATCCCAACCACagagccctcctcctctctcagctgctacggcaacagaaaacacaggaaaCCCACTCTG GTGCAGTTGTGGTTGGGAGGAGAGTGAGCAGGAAGTATTCCCTGGGCTCATCTATGGACCTG GGGAAACCTAGGAAGGATCTATTCCGTCAGAGTGTTCTACCTCGCCTCAGGCGCACGGACAAGGTCACGGCCTCCTGCTCACAGCTCCATCCACTGGATGAGGGGTTCAGTCTGGGACACGGTGCTGGGCCGGATCACGGTCTGACAAGCAAACGCAG TAAAAGAAGGAGTGTGAGTGCTTACCTGAGTCAGCTGAAG ATTTTTGGGGGTGGCAGGGAGATGGACTCTCTGAagaaggagctggaggaggagctgaAGATGTCCACTGAAGATCTGAGGAGCCATGCCTGGTACCATGGACCCCTACACAGAGAG gGTGCAGAGGCTCTGCTAAGGAGAGACGGGGACTTCCTGGTTCGAGAATCAAGCTCCTCCCCCGGTGACTATGTCCTAAGCTGCTATTGGAAGGATGAGCCAATGCACTTTAAGATCATCAGGGTGGTACTACGGCCTAAGAAG GGTTACTCCCGTGAACTGTTCCAGTTTGAGGGGGATCGTTTTGACAACATTCCTGCCCTGGTGCGTTTCCACGTGGGAGGCCGTCAACCCGTCTCCCAGGCCTCCGGAGCTGTGATCTTTCACCCAATCACGCGCACCCTGCCGATACGTGTCATCAGCGAGCAGGAGGCGGAGCGAACTG CCAGTTTAAGCCCCGACACTCTCTCCAGGACAGGATCAAGGATAGACCGCACCAAGAGACTCAGCTTCAACCAAGCACAAATAGACAACTTGAACGTTGGCAGCACACTGCTCAG gAGTGGGAGCCAGCCATCCAACTTAGATAATCTGGGCAGAAGACCCTCAATGCAGACAGCCCAGTCAGACAGCAACCTTCgcacag GGGCGCCTCAGAGCAGTCAATCAGAGGACGTAGGCCCCGCCCCCATCTCCCCTGTGTTCCGAACGGGAAGCGAACCTATGCTTAGCCCCGGAACCCTCAGACAAACACGACCCTCACACCCTG GTGGAGGTGCGACGCTACGAGGTTCTGATGGACAGCTGCATACCCGAGCCCCGCCCAAACCCCTTAGAGTCTCCACCTTCTTTCCTGGAGCTCCGCCCAGCAGTCACCGAGATGACCCCTCCGGTATCTATGATGAACTAGTCATCCAGGTGCCTGAGCCCAA GCGGGGTCACGTAGACAGGCTGCGTGTTGAGGAGAAATGGCAGAGCAGAGCCCGGCTCACAGAGACCTCGTTCGGCTTCCTGGAGGCCCAGAAGAGCGGGGAGTTCCAGGGGTTACCAtttgacagacagggagaggtagaaGAGTCACACTTTGTGAGGCCACAG GTGGAGACTGTGTCGTGTTTCAGACTGGACCAGTTTGAGTCCCTCCTGCTCCCGGACAACAACAGACCTTTGGACCCAACAGTTCTGCTGAACCTGAAAGAGCTGCTGACACGCTCCGATCCCATGACAACCGctctgcacatgctcagtgttgactgccag GTGGCTCGTATTGTGGGTGTGACAGAGGAGCAGAAGAGGATTATGGGAGTTGGCTCAGGTCTGGAGCTGATCACTCTTCCCCATGGACATCAGCTTAGACAGGACCTGCTGGAGAG GCACCAACTGCTGGCCTTTGGTGTTGCCGTAGACATCCTGGGCTGCACCGGGACGGTGGGTCAGAGGGCCACCGTGCTGCATAAGGTCATCCAATTGGCCAAGGCCCTAAAAGACCACGCCCACAACCTGTACTCGTTCTCAGCTGTCATGAAGGCCCTGGAAATGccccag gtggttCGACTGGAGATGACGTGGCGTGCATTACGGAGGAGTAACACAGAAAGCGCTGTGTTGTTTGAGAAAACCCTCAAACCCTTCATGAAAGCTCTCAATGAAGGagatg actctGTGGTGGAAGGTCCCTTGGCTGTGCCCCACCTGGTACCCCTGTTGAAgctgatggagggagaggaccTGGGGGACAACACAGAGAGAGGCTGCCAGCTGTTGTTTAACACCCTGCAGGCAGCCCGCAACGCTGTGCTACACTCCCCCAAGTACCATCAGCATGCCAACAGCCTACTAATAG GTGGCTGGGAGCCAATCCCTGAGCTGTTGGAGGGCTTCAGGACTGAGTTTGCCTTGAGACTGTTCTGGGGCCAGAGTGGAGCAGAGGCCAGCAGACAGGAACGCTACGACAAGTTTGAAAAGATCCTCAACGTGCTCTCTGACAAACTAGAACCCAGCAAGGGGTTCTCCCCCGAAACTCTGACCCCATGA
- the sh2d3a gene encoding breast cancer anti-estrogen resistance protein 3 homolog isoform X2 yields the protein MDSLKKELEEELKMSTEDLRSHAWYHGPLHREGAEALLRRDGDFLVRESSSSPGDYVLSCYWKDEPMHFKIIRVVLRPKKGYSRELFQFEGDRFDNIPALVRFHVGGRQPVSQASGAVIFHPITRTLPIRVISEQEAERTASLSPDTLSRTGSRIDRTKRLSFNQAQIDNLNVGSTLLRSGSQPSNLDNLGRRPSMQTAQSDSNLRTGAPQSSQSEDVGPAPISPVFRTGSEPMLSPGTLRQTRPSHPGGGATLRGSDGQLHTRAPPKPLRVSTFFPGAPPSSHRDDPSGIYDELVIQVPEPKRGHVDRLRVEEKWQSRARLTETSFGFLEAQKSGEFQGLPFDRQGEVEESHFVRPQVETVSCFRLDQFESLLLPDNNRPLDPTVLLNLKELLTRSDPMTTALHMLSVDCQVARIVGVTEEQKRIMGVGSGLELITLPHGHQLRQDLLERHQLLAFGVAVDILGCTGTVGQRATVLHKVIQLAKALKDHAHNLYSFSAVMKALEMPQVVRLEMTWRALRRSNTESAVLFEKTLKPFMKALNEGDDSVVEGPLAVPHLVPLLKLMEGEDLGDNTERGCQLLFNTLQAARNAVLHSPKYHQHANSLLIGGWEPIPELLEGFRTEFALRLFWGQSGAEASRQERYDKFEKILNVLSDKLEPSKGFSPETLTP from the exons ATGGACTCTCTGAagaaggagctggaggaggagctgaAGATGTCCACTGAAGATCTGAGGAGCCATGCCTGGTACCATGGACCCCTACACAGAGAG gGTGCAGAGGCTCTGCTAAGGAGAGACGGGGACTTCCTGGTTCGAGAATCAAGCTCCTCCCCCGGTGACTATGTCCTAAGCTGCTATTGGAAGGATGAGCCAATGCACTTTAAGATCATCAGGGTGGTACTACGGCCTAAGAAG GGTTACTCCCGTGAACTGTTCCAGTTTGAGGGGGATCGTTTTGACAACATTCCTGCCCTGGTGCGTTTCCACGTGGGAGGCCGTCAACCCGTCTCCCAGGCCTCCGGAGCTGTGATCTTTCACCCAATCACGCGCACCCTGCCGATACGTGTCATCAGCGAGCAGGAGGCGGAGCGAACTG CCAGTTTAAGCCCCGACACTCTCTCCAGGACAGGATCAAGGATAGACCGCACCAAGAGACTCAGCTTCAACCAAGCACAAATAGACAACTTGAACGTTGGCAGCACACTGCTCAG gAGTGGGAGCCAGCCATCCAACTTAGATAATCTGGGCAGAAGACCCTCAATGCAGACAGCCCAGTCAGACAGCAACCTTCgcacag GGGCGCCTCAGAGCAGTCAATCAGAGGACGTAGGCCCCGCCCCCATCTCCCCTGTGTTCCGAACGGGAAGCGAACCTATGCTTAGCCCCGGAACCCTCAGACAAACACGACCCTCACACCCTG GTGGAGGTGCGACGCTACGAGGTTCTGATGGACAGCTGCATACCCGAGCCCCGCCCAAACCCCTTAGAGTCTCCACCTTCTTTCCTGGAGCTCCGCCCAGCAGTCACCGAGATGACCCCTCCGGTATCTATGATGAACTAGTCATCCAGGTGCCTGAGCCCAA GCGGGGTCACGTAGACAGGCTGCGTGTTGAGGAGAAATGGCAGAGCAGAGCCCGGCTCACAGAGACCTCGTTCGGCTTCCTGGAGGCCCAGAAGAGCGGGGAGTTCCAGGGGTTACCAtttgacagacagggagaggtagaaGAGTCACACTTTGTGAGGCCACAG GTGGAGACTGTGTCGTGTTTCAGACTGGACCAGTTTGAGTCCCTCCTGCTCCCGGACAACAACAGACCTTTGGACCCAACAGTTCTGCTGAACCTGAAAGAGCTGCTGACACGCTCCGATCCCATGACAACCGctctgcacatgctcagtgttgactgccag GTGGCTCGTATTGTGGGTGTGACAGAGGAGCAGAAGAGGATTATGGGAGTTGGCTCAGGTCTGGAGCTGATCACTCTTCCCCATGGACATCAGCTTAGACAGGACCTGCTGGAGAG GCACCAACTGCTGGCCTTTGGTGTTGCCGTAGACATCCTGGGCTGCACCGGGACGGTGGGTCAGAGGGCCACCGTGCTGCATAAGGTCATCCAATTGGCCAAGGCCCTAAAAGACCACGCCCACAACCTGTACTCGTTCTCAGCTGTCATGAAGGCCCTGGAAATGccccag gtggttCGACTGGAGATGACGTGGCGTGCATTACGGAGGAGTAACACAGAAAGCGCTGTGTTGTTTGAGAAAACCCTCAAACCCTTCATGAAAGCTCTCAATGAAGGagatg actctGTGGTGGAAGGTCCCTTGGCTGTGCCCCACCTGGTACCCCTGTTGAAgctgatggagggagaggaccTGGGGGACAACACAGAGAGAGGCTGCCAGCTGTTGTTTAACACCCTGCAGGCAGCCCGCAACGCTGTGCTACACTCCCCCAAGTACCATCAGCATGCCAACAGCCTACTAATAG GTGGCTGGGAGCCAATCCCTGAGCTGTTGGAGGGCTTCAGGACTGAGTTTGCCTTGAGACTGTTCTGGGGCCAGAGTGGAGCAGAGGCCAGCAGACAGGAACGCTACGACAAGTTTGAAAAGATCCTCAACGTGCTCTCTGACAAACTAGAACCCAGCAAGGGGTTCTCCCCCGAAACTCTGACCCCATGA
- the trip10b gene encoding thyroid hormone receptor interactor 10b isoform X1 has product MDWGTDLWDQYDVIDKHTQSGLDLVERYVKFVKERTEIEQGYAKQLRNLSRKYLKRGTKEEQECRFTNHQAFQDVLNELNDYAGQRELIAENMITGICVELTKYLRDLKEERKTYLADARKAQQNLEISFKQLENTKKRFAKEWGEAEKAIQQAERTENDITATKAEVDKMKTLAHGRTHTAEESRNDYAAQLQKYNKEQNAFYYSEIPQLFNKLQDLDERRILSLAKGYIQFAHTETAVLPIITKCLDGISTAGKNVDAKQDSIRLIEQNKSGFDRPADVEYEDYSQAIKPATSENNINHPKVRTKLWPFTKKAKGTHFQKHMLPAAEDFSHLPPEQRRKKLQSKVDEINKELQKEQDQSDALVKMKGVYEQSPQMGDPASLEPQFQQTAQNIARLRGELRKYESWLAEASGDDSTNTAVNNNNKHRSLPADLSQNIYSEFDDDFEEDIEPPIGQATALYTFEGASEGTVSITEGEQLSVMERDKGDGWMRVQRANGDEGYIPSSYVQF; this is encoded by the exons ATGGATTGGGGGACGGATCTTTGG GACCAGTATGATGTCATCGATAAGCACACCCAATCCGGACTGGACCTGGTGGAGCGCTATGTAAAGTTTGTCAAAGAACGCACTGAGATAGAACAGGGCTACGCCAAGCAACTcag GAACCTCAGTAGGAAATACCTGAAACGGGGAACCAAGGAGGAACAAGAGTGCAg GTTCACCAATCACCAGGCGTTCCAGGACGTTCTCAATGAGCTGAATGACTATGCAGGCCAAAGAGAGCTGATTGCTGAGAACATGATCACAGGAATCTGTGTTGAACTCACCAAATACCTTCGTGACCTCAAAGAAGAACGCAAAACT tatttGGCAGACGCCAGAAAAGCCCAGCAGAACTTAGAGATCAGCTTCAAGCAGCTAgaaaat ACTAAGAAGCGTTTTGCGAAGGAGTGGGGGGAGGCAGAGAAAGCAATACAGCAagcagagagaacagaaaaCGACATCACTGCTACTAAAGCAGAAGTTGATAAG ATGAAGACTCTGGCACACGGCCggacacacacagcagaggaGAGCCGGAACGACTACGCAGCCCAGCTCCAGAAATATAACAAGGAGCAGAACGCCTTCTACTACTCAGAGATCCCCCAGCTGTTCAAT aagctGCAGGACCTTGATGAGCGTCGTATCCTGTCGTTGGCGAAAGGCTACATCCAGTTTGCCCACACAGAGACGGCCGTGCTGCCCATCATCACTAAATGTCTGGACGGGATCAGCACAGCCGGAAAGAACGTAGACGCCaaacag GACTCCATACGGTTGATAGAGCAAAACAAGTCAGGCTTTGACCGCCCGGCCGATGTAGAATACGAAGACTACAGCCAGGCGATCAAACCCGCCACGTCGGAAAACAACATCAACCACCCCAAAGTGCGCACCAAACTCTGGCCCTTCACAAAGAAGGCCAAG GGGACACATTTTCAGAAGCACATG CTTCCAGCAGCCGAGGACTTCTCTCACCTGCCCCCAGAGCAGAGAAGGAAGAAGCTGCAGTCCAAGGTGGACGAGATCAACAAGGAACTTCAGAAGGAGCAGGATCAGAG TGATGCACTGGTTAAGATGAAGGGTGTGTATGAGCAGAGCCCTCAGATGGGAGACCCGGCCAGTCTAGAACCTCAGTTCCAGCAGACCGCGCAGAACATAGCACGCCTCCGAGGGGAACTCCGCAAATATGAg TCTTGGCTGGCGGAAGCTTCCGGAGATGATTCTACCAACACTGctgtcaacaacaacaataaacaccG GTCTCTACCGGCCGATCTGTCCCAGAACATCTATTCAGAATTTGATGATGATTTTGAGGAAGATATTGAGCCGCCTATTGGACAGGCCACTGCCCTCTACACCTTTGAag GTGCCAGTGAGGGGACAGTGTCCATAACCGAGGGGGAACAGCTGAGTGTGATGGAGAGGGACAAAGGGGACGGTTGGATGAGGGTCCAGCGAGCCAATGGAGACGAAGGATACATCCCTTCATCCTATGTCCAATTCTaa
- the trip10b gene encoding thyroid hormone receptor interactor 10b isoform X2, translating into MDWGTDLWDQYDVIDKHTQSGLDLVERYVKFVKERTEIEQGYAKQLRNLSRKYLKRGTKEEQECRFTNHQAFQDVLNELNDYAGQRELIAENMITGICVELTKYLRDLKEERKTYLADARKAQQNLEISFKQLENTKKRFAKEWGEAEKAIQQAERTENDITATKAEVDKMKTLAHGRTHTAEESRNDYAAQLQKYNKEQNAFYYSEIPQLFNKLQDLDERRILSLAKGYIQFAHTETAVLPIITKCLDGISTAGKNVDAKQDSIRLIEQNKSGFDRPADVEYEDYSQAIKPATSENNINHPKVRTKLWPFTKKAKLPAAEDFSHLPPEQRRKKLQSKVDEINKELQKEQDQSDALVKMKGVYEQSPQMGDPASLEPQFQQTAQNIARLRGELRKYESWLAEASGDDSTNTAVNNNNKHRSLPADLSQNIYSEFDDDFEEDIEPPIGQATALYTFEGASEGTVSITEGEQLSVMERDKGDGWMRVQRANGDEGYIPSSYVQF; encoded by the exons ATGGATTGGGGGACGGATCTTTGG GACCAGTATGATGTCATCGATAAGCACACCCAATCCGGACTGGACCTGGTGGAGCGCTATGTAAAGTTTGTCAAAGAACGCACTGAGATAGAACAGGGCTACGCCAAGCAACTcag GAACCTCAGTAGGAAATACCTGAAACGGGGAACCAAGGAGGAACAAGAGTGCAg GTTCACCAATCACCAGGCGTTCCAGGACGTTCTCAATGAGCTGAATGACTATGCAGGCCAAAGAGAGCTGATTGCTGAGAACATGATCACAGGAATCTGTGTTGAACTCACCAAATACCTTCGTGACCTCAAAGAAGAACGCAAAACT tatttGGCAGACGCCAGAAAAGCCCAGCAGAACTTAGAGATCAGCTTCAAGCAGCTAgaaaat ACTAAGAAGCGTTTTGCGAAGGAGTGGGGGGAGGCAGAGAAAGCAATACAGCAagcagagagaacagaaaaCGACATCACTGCTACTAAAGCAGAAGTTGATAAG ATGAAGACTCTGGCACACGGCCggacacacacagcagaggaGAGCCGGAACGACTACGCAGCCCAGCTCCAGAAATATAACAAGGAGCAGAACGCCTTCTACTACTCAGAGATCCCCCAGCTGTTCAAT aagctGCAGGACCTTGATGAGCGTCGTATCCTGTCGTTGGCGAAAGGCTACATCCAGTTTGCCCACACAGAGACGGCCGTGCTGCCCATCATCACTAAATGTCTGGACGGGATCAGCACAGCCGGAAAGAACGTAGACGCCaaacag GACTCCATACGGTTGATAGAGCAAAACAAGTCAGGCTTTGACCGCCCGGCCGATGTAGAATACGAAGACTACAGCCAGGCGATCAAACCCGCCACGTCGGAAAACAACATCAACCACCCCAAAGTGCGCACCAAACTCTGGCCCTTCACAAAGAAGGCCAAG CTTCCAGCAGCCGAGGACTTCTCTCACCTGCCCCCAGAGCAGAGAAGGAAGAAGCTGCAGTCCAAGGTGGACGAGATCAACAAGGAACTTCAGAAGGAGCAGGATCAGAG TGATGCACTGGTTAAGATGAAGGGTGTGTATGAGCAGAGCCCTCAGATGGGAGACCCGGCCAGTCTAGAACCTCAGTTCCAGCAGACCGCGCAGAACATAGCACGCCTCCGAGGGGAACTCCGCAAATATGAg TCTTGGCTGGCGGAAGCTTCCGGAGATGATTCTACCAACACTGctgtcaacaacaacaataaacaccG GTCTCTACCGGCCGATCTGTCCCAGAACATCTATTCAGAATTTGATGATGATTTTGAGGAAGATATTGAGCCGCCTATTGGACAGGCCACTGCCCTCTACACCTTTGAag GTGCCAGTGAGGGGACAGTGTCCATAACCGAGGGGGAACAGCTGAGTGTGATGGAGAGGGACAAAGGGGACGGTTGGATGAGGGTCCAGCGAGCCAATGGAGACGAAGGATACATCCCTTCATCCTATGTCCAATTCTaa